A region from the Halomarina litorea genome encodes:
- a CDS encoding metallophosphoesterase: protein MITVVSDTHGRDGHRLTGRTLEAVREADLVCHAGDFLTAAVLDAFEAESARFAGVTGNNDTVRVRDRLPARRTVEFEGVRIAMAHGHKHSDTALAMYGRQENADLVVVGHSHRPEFRSVADVPVLNPGSHADPRRYEAAHAELALDPFRGRLVTTEGEELERFSVGE from the coding sequence ATGATTACCGTCGTTTCGGACACCCACGGCAGGGACGGCCACCGACTGACGGGCCGGACGCTGGAGGCCGTCCGCGAGGCCGACCTCGTCTGTCATGCGGGCGACTTCCTCACCGCCGCCGTCCTCGACGCCTTCGAGGCCGAGTCCGCCCGGTTCGCGGGCGTCACCGGCAATAACGACACGGTCAGGGTCCGCGATCGCCTCCCGGCACGACGAACCGTCGAGTTCGAGGGCGTGCGCATCGCCATGGCGCACGGCCACAAACACAGCGACACCGCGCTGGCGATGTACGGCCGGCAGGAGAACGCGGACCTCGTCGTCGTCGGGCACTCCCACCGCCCCGAGTTCCGGTCGGTCGCCGACGTCCCCGTCCTGAACCCGGGGAGCCACGCCGACCCGCGGCGCTACGAGGCAGCCCACGCCGAACTCGCCCTCGACCCGTTCCGCGGCCGCCTCGTGACGACCGAGGGCGAGGAACTGGAGCGGTTCTCCGTCGGCGAGTAG
- a CDS encoding DUF7859 family protein → MQVFGLDPVLLGILAVVLGIILALYLMFRRTMVAFREGYDDRRR, encoded by the coding sequence ATGCAGGTCTTCGGGCTCGACCCCGTCCTCCTCGGTATCCTGGCCGTCGTCCTCGGCATCATCCTCGCGCTCTACCTCATGTTCCGCCGGACGATGGTCGCGTTCCGCGAGGGCTACGA